A window of Mixophyes fleayi isolate aMixFle1 chromosome 10, aMixFle1.hap1, whole genome shotgun sequence contains these coding sequences:
- the ARL14EP gene encoding ARL14 effector protein isoform X2 produces the protein MIQKVKARAAKALKSLQFANPGRQTEFTPETSTREKRRQTKATPGSDRQLIPSKNKVYDNHGILLANGMDLCDCLDEDCMGCFYSCRKCGSNKCGVECRCDRKWLYEQIEIEGGTVIRNKHA, from the exons ATGATACAGAAGGTAAAG GCGCGAGCTGCCAAGGCCTTGAAGTCGCTGCAGTTTGCGAACCCAGGGCGGCAAACAGAATTCACGCCAGAAACAAGcacaagagagaagagaagacagacaAAGGCAACACCCGGATCTGATAG gcAGCTCATACCATCAAAGAACAAAGTGTACGACAACCACGGAATACTTCTAGCCAATGGGATGGATCTCTGCGACTGCTTGGATGAAGATTGTATGGGCTGTTTCTATTCTTGCAGGAAATGTGGCTCTAACAAGTGTGGTGTTGAATGCAGATGTGACCGCAAATGGCTTTATGAACAAATAGAAATAGAAGGAGGGACAGTCATCCGTAATAAACATGCCTGA
- the ARL14EP gene encoding ARL14 effector protein isoform X1, whose amino-acid sequence MAAAREPSSSNTGMPSKKPQGKARAAKALKSLQFANPGRQTEFTPETSTREKRRQTKATPGSDRQLIPSKNKVYDNHGILLANGMDLCDCLDEDCMGCFYSCRKCGSNKCGVECRCDRKWLYEQIEIEGGTVIRNKHA is encoded by the exons ATGGCGGCAGCTCGAGAGCCTAGTTCGAGTAACACGGGAATGCCGAGCAAGAAGCCTCAAGGAAAA GCGCGAGCTGCCAAGGCCTTGAAGTCGCTGCAGTTTGCGAACCCAGGGCGGCAAACAGAATTCACGCCAGAAACAAGcacaagagagaagagaagacagacaAAGGCAACACCCGGATCTGATAG gcAGCTCATACCATCAAAGAACAAAGTGTACGACAACCACGGAATACTTCTAGCCAATGGGATGGATCTCTGCGACTGCTTGGATGAAGATTGTATGGGCTGTTTCTATTCTTGCAGGAAATGTGGCTCTAACAAGTGTGGTGTTGAATGCAGATGTGACCGCAAATGGCTTTATGAACAAATAGAAATAGAAGGAGGGACAGTCATCCGTAATAAACATGCCTGA